Proteins from one Ketobacter alkanivorans genomic window:
- a CDS encoding PAAR domain-containing protein, with amino-acid sequence MGQPAARVGDMHVCPMQTPAPVPIPHVGGPISMPSAPTVLIASMPAAGMGSMCVCVGPPDSIIKGSATVMIGGKPAARMGDSTAHGGTIVVGCPTVLIGG; translated from the coding sequence ATGGGTCAACCCGCAGCACGCGTCGGCGATATGCACGTCTGCCCGATGCAAACCCCCGCTCCCGTACCCATACCCCATGTGGGCGGGCCCATTAGCATGCCCTCGGCACCCACCGTACTGATTGCCAGCATGCCTGCTGCTGGCATGGGCAGCATGTGTGTGTGCGTAGGCCCTCCAGACAGCATCATCAAAGGCAGTGCGACCGTCATGATTGGCGGTAAACCCGCAGCTCGCATGGGGGATAGTACCGCCCACGGTGGCACCATTGTGGTGGGCTGCCCTACTGTCCTGATCGGGGGCTGA
- a CDS encoding AraC family transcriptional regulator: MTAFEDQAIYPSAELFLIKQFMKREGFHPRQWLLGTGLKEEHILNPETLVSLRQFDIIYHNIFRITNRPDVALALGSCLNLSRWGVLSVAMICSQTLGSALETGNRFRSIVRSRFSLTPHFRKDVTEIVIDRQEGMSFPLSPSFSHELLICSMQSMIRSLVKERNVFAEVHLSYAPPAHYESYEKYFDCPFSFNREKSMLVIPNELMLRALPTGNPITEQQAIAVCKLEAERVAQVQKGDLTWMLRSEIGKQEGPLPSLDQIADRLHVTPRTLRRKLQEAGTSYRRICHEHQLQLALHYLADPKLKSSAVAHKCGFKDAASFREAFKRWTDMTPQEHRKRSRTTHVTMPSNNNHMMLDYAAA; the protein is encoded by the coding sequence ATCAGGCAATTTATCCCAGTGCGGAACTGTTTCTTATCAAACAGTTTATGAAGCGAGAAGGTTTTCACCCTCGGCAATGGTTGCTGGGTACTGGCCTGAAAGAAGAACATATTCTGAACCCGGAGACCCTGGTCTCCCTGCGGCAATTTGACATCATCTACCACAACATCTTCCGTATCACCAACCGGCCAGATGTTGCGCTGGCGCTGGGTTCTTGCCTGAATTTGTCGCGCTGGGGCGTGTTGTCAGTGGCCATGATTTGTTCACAAACCCTGGGATCTGCTCTGGAAACCGGAAACCGTTTCCGCAGTATAGTACGCAGCCGATTCAGCCTCACGCCCCATTTCCGCAAAGACGTCACCGAAATCGTGATCGATAGGCAGGAAGGCATGAGCTTTCCACTCTCCCCCAGCTTTTCGCATGAGTTGTTGATCTGCTCAATGCAGAGCATGATTCGATCACTGGTTAAAGAACGCAACGTGTTTGCGGAAGTTCATTTGAGCTATGCACCGCCAGCACACTACGAGAGCTACGAAAAATACTTTGATTGCCCGTTTTCGTTTAACCGTGAAAAAAGCATGCTGGTGATCCCCAATGAACTGATGCTGCGAGCACTGCCCACAGGCAACCCCATCACCGAGCAACAGGCTATCGCTGTTTGTAAACTGGAAGCAGAGCGGGTGGCGCAAGTGCAAAAAGGGGATCTGACCTGGATGCTGCGTTCAGAAATTGGCAAACAGGAAGGCCCTCTGCCCAGCCTGGATCAAATCGCTGACCGGCTGCACGTAACACCACGCACTTTGCGGCGCAAGTTGCAGGAAGCAGGCACCAGCTACCGCCGCATTTGTCACGAACACCAGTTACAGCTGGCGCTGCACTACCTGGCCGATCCCAAATTAAAGTCCAGTGCCGTTGCCCATAAATGTGGCTTCAAAGATGCTGCCAGTTTCCGCGAGGCATTCAAGCGCTGGACCGACATGACGCCACAGGAACATCGCAAGCGCAGCCGTACCACCCACGTAACCATGCCTTCAAATAACAATCATATGATGCTGGACTACGCCGCCGCATAA
- a CDS encoding Hcp family type VI secretion system effector has translation MAIYMNFNNKKIKGNVTAAGYEDWIELDSFNLGTGRGISMEVGNMANREATRPSLSEVSVGKMMDNASGGLFKESLTGVEGVVVQIHIVQTGAKQVEKFAAYELTDVLISSYSVSGSGGSAPHESLSLSYSKIVADLQGADKTNKNGQNMKVGYDLTTGKPQ, from the coding sequence ATGGCCATTTACATGAACTTCAACAACAAAAAAATCAAAGGCAACGTAACCGCAGCCGGTTATGAAGACTGGATCGAACTGGATTCTTTCAACCTGGGTACCGGCCGCGGTATCAGCATGGAAGTGGGCAACATGGCCAACCGCGAAGCCACCCGCCCTTCTCTCAGCGAAGTATCCGTTGGCAAAATGATGGACAACGCTTCCGGCGGCCTGTTTAAAGAGTCACTCACCGGCGTTGAAGGCGTTGTGGTTCAAATTCACATCGTGCAGACCGGTGCCAAGCAAGTAGAAAAGTTCGCCGCCTATGAATTAACAGACGTACTGATCAGCTCGTACAGCGTCAGCGGCAGTGGCGGCAGCGCGCCTCACGAAAGCCTGAGCCTCAGCTACTCCAAAATCGTAGCGGATCTGCAGGGCGCAGACAAAACCAACAAAAACGGCCAGAACATGAAAGTAGGTTATGACCTGACCACCGGCAAACCTCAGTAA
- a CDS encoding type VI secretion system Vgr family protein, producing the protein MSISQDNRLLSISASFISSDAIAIALQGIEAFSQPFNLSVTILSKNHSLSSSDVIGQKCSVALHYQDSATPRYFHGRVNGFSLGELEGDFRQYTLRLVPGFWFSTQSFHHRIYEEQTAVDIISSILKEYGDFGTFEKKTSATYLKKEYCVQYGESDFDFVTRLMEEEGIAYYFIHEKDKHTMVLCDSTSGYTDCAEKNVKLNVGSDFEEAAKILSWHREMKYHAGSFEMTDYNHDTPKNFYKQTLSTKHKFAQSPGEKTIQDFGGFNFKSNGQAAHDFDVATNKNLNGVRLESLEAAHDIAKGSGYCGSFFAGGRFTLDHHIKSECNTYVITEIQHAASNKNDSAGEYQNSFSCIPDKVVFRAPQTRVKQRMGGPLTAKVVELNASTSKADADPHRMIRVEFPWADKAKSCWLRVAQAYAGAGWGASFVPRLNQEVLVDFIGGDPDRPVVVGALYNKDNQGPAYTSTQSGFKTSSKKFNELRFDDKDSEEEIYVEAGKNYNYLVHFDETGNIENNQTLTVKKDRTITISEGNESKSLGKGNQALTVAGNRETSVDGDHSESVGGDQSISVNGDQALSVGGMHDVKVSGDQTMKVTGKQTMNITGAITNKSAQKITLQANMSIELKVGGNSIKIDPSGVTITGTMVKINGSAMTEVKGGGMLKMQGGLVMIN; encoded by the coding sequence ATGTCAATCAGCCAGGACAATCGACTTTTATCCATCTCAGCGAGCTTTATCAGCAGCGACGCCATCGCCATCGCGCTACAAGGCATCGAAGCTTTCTCGCAACCCTTCAACCTGTCGGTAACCATCCTGTCGAAGAATCACAGCCTCAGCAGCAGTGATGTCATTGGCCAAAAATGTTCAGTTGCCCTTCACTACCAAGACAGCGCAACCCCGCGCTATTTCCATGGTCGGGTAAACGGCTTTTCGTTAGGCGAACTTGAAGGTGATTTTCGCCAGTACACCTTACGACTGGTGCCCGGATTTTGGTTTTCGACCCAATCGTTCCATCACCGAATCTATGAGGAGCAAACCGCGGTCGACATCATCAGCAGTATCCTCAAGGAATACGGTGATTTCGGTACCTTTGAGAAGAAAACATCCGCTACTTACCTGAAAAAAGAATATTGCGTTCAATACGGTGAAAGCGATTTCGATTTTGTCACGCGCCTCATGGAAGAAGAAGGTATCGCGTATTACTTCATCCATGAAAAAGATAAACACACCATGGTATTGTGCGATAGCACCAGTGGCTACACCGATTGCGCTGAAAAAAACGTTAAGCTCAATGTAGGATCGGATTTCGAAGAAGCCGCCAAGATTCTCAGCTGGCATAGAGAGATGAAATACCATGCTGGCAGCTTCGAGATGACCGATTATAACCACGATACACCCAAGAATTTCTACAAGCAGACGCTATCCACCAAGCACAAGTTTGCGCAAAGCCCCGGCGAAAAAACCATTCAGGATTTTGGCGGCTTCAACTTCAAATCCAACGGCCAGGCTGCGCACGATTTTGATGTGGCCACCAACAAGAACCTAAACGGCGTACGCCTTGAAAGCCTGGAAGCAGCCCATGATATCGCTAAGGGCTCTGGTTACTGTGGCAGCTTCTTCGCCGGTGGCCGCTTCACCCTGGATCACCATATCAAATCGGAATGCAATACCTACGTAATCACCGAAATTCAACACGCTGCCAGCAACAAAAACGATAGTGCCGGTGAATACCAAAATAGCTTCAGCTGTATCCCCGACAAAGTGGTATTCCGCGCCCCGCAAACACGGGTCAAACAGAGAATGGGCGGCCCACTGACGGCAAAAGTGGTGGAATTGAATGCCTCCACATCCAAAGCCGATGCAGATCCCCATCGCATGATCAGAGTTGAATTCCCATGGGCGGACAAGGCCAAGAGTTGCTGGTTAAGGGTGGCTCAAGCATACGCCGGTGCCGGGTGGGGTGCCAGCTTCGTGCCACGTCTTAATCAAGAGGTGTTGGTAGACTTCATCGGCGGCGACCCGGATCGGCCCGTGGTAGTAGGCGCTCTGTATAACAAGGACAATCAAGGCCCTGCATACACCAGCACCCAAAGCGGATTCAAAACCTCCAGCAAGAAATTCAACGAGCTGCGCTTTGACGACAAAGACAGCGAAGAAGAGATCTACGTTGAGGCCGGCAAGAACTACAACTATCTGGTGCATTTTGACGAAACCGGCAATATAGAAAACAACCAAACGCTCACCGTGAAAAAAGATCGCACCATCACCATCAGCGAAGGCAATGAAAGCAAATCTCTGGGCAAGGGCAATCAGGCACTCACCGTAGCCGGTAACCGTGAAACCAGCGTTGACGGTGACCACAGCGAGTCGGTCGGTGGAGATCAAAGCATTTCGGTCAATGGTGATCAGGCCCTCAGTGTCGGTGGCATGCACGACGTAAAAGTCAGCGGTGATCAAACCATGAAGGTAACCGGCAAACAAACCATGAACATCACCGGTGCCATCACCAACAAATCCGCCCAGAAGATTACCTTGCAGGCCAATATGTCCATCGAACTGAAAGTCGGCGGCAACAGTATCAAGATCGATCCCAGCGGCGTTACCATCACCGGCACCATGGTGAAAATCAATGGTAGCGCCATGACAGAAGTGAAAGGCGGCGGCATGCTGAAAATGCAAGGCGGCCTGGTGATGATCAACTAA
- a CDS encoding DUF6931 family protein, whose translation MSELVKITAKQASEILKHFELSEEAVEFADKGNLSPSEFIQQLIKADLYFDAVKFLAHGLPKREAIWWACLAVKKSMPADAPAAQQAALNAAEQWAMQPNEEKRQLAKAWSEKTQQKSAASWAATSAFWSGGSMAKPGEPDMPAPPFLYAHAVSGAISMAAFAPDPDNAADQFKLYIRQGLDLAAGGRGEAA comes from the coding sequence ATGTCAGAACTGGTTAAGATTACCGCCAAGCAAGCCAGCGAAATTCTCAAGCATTTCGAACTGAGTGAAGAAGCCGTCGAGTTTGCAGATAAAGGCAATCTGTCTCCGTCCGAGTTTATTCAGCAGCTCATCAAGGCTGATCTTTATTTTGATGCCGTAAAATTCCTGGCCCACGGACTGCCTAAGCGCGAAGCCATCTGGTGGGCTTGTCTGGCAGTAAAAAAATCGATGCCTGCGGATGCGCCCGCAGCACAACAGGCTGCGCTCAACGCCGCAGAGCAATGGGCAATGCAACCCAACGAAGAAAAGCGTCAACTGGCCAAAGCCTGGAGTGAAAAAACCCAGCAGAAATCGGCCGCCAGCTGGGCTGCCACCTCGGCGTTCTGGAGTGGCGGCAGCATGGCCAAACCCGGCGAACCCGATATGCCCGCCCCCCCTTTTCTCTACGCGCACGCTGTATCCGGTGCCATTTCGATGGCCGCCTTTGCACCCGATCCAGACAACGCCGCCGACCAGTTCAAGCTTTATATTCGACAGGGTCTGGACCTTGCCGCAGGTGGCCGGGGCGAAGCTGCCTGA
- a CDS encoding sigma 54-interacting transcriptional regulator: MSNDTTMWGTERPVSFSSQTSVYAVTIAYHSDWKRIGATVYLEGLSQGKVCTLSRLEPEFGTPYSKSRYCLDDRYVSRKPISIQQLNGRLLITPHPDGTEIRVDGVHVRAPHYVYEEQLKNGVVMELGGRVILVLHSLSPDGRSSNMHRMLGVSDGIENVRRSIDRVADLNVPVLIRGETGTGKELVASALHNASPRCTRPMLAVNVGAIPETLAISELFGAKKGSFTGASKDKPGYFSQANNSTLFLDEIGDAPDEVQVALLRTLETSEVRPVGGTETLKVDVRLVAATDADLESKLESQDFRNPLLQRLAGFEIWIPRLAQRKPDICLLLSEFLRFEFDAIAEQRHYQELNPNSEMLWYQFFRHALEFDWPGNIRQMRNIARQVAIHNRLASFTSIPPRVETMLLEENQRQANEQVQSNGIEAEATPVPGSSMHNNVYNPQIEAPIAAPRRKPSTIDEAELMEALQRQRWDLKNTAEDLNISRAALYKMIEANPNVRKAGDLSVDELTTSYESCAGNLEQMVDQLKVSKAALKRRIKELAID, encoded by the coding sequence ATGAGCAACGATACTACTATGTGGGGCACCGAGCGTCCGGTCAGCTTCAGTAGCCAGACCAGCGTCTACGCCGTGACCATCGCCTATCACAGCGACTGGAAACGAATAGGAGCCACTGTCTACCTCGAAGGTCTGTCCCAGGGCAAAGTCTGCACACTGTCGCGGCTTGAGCCTGAATTCGGAACCCCTTATTCAAAAAGCCGCTACTGCCTAGATGATCGCTACGTAAGCCGCAAGCCCATCAGCATTCAGCAATTGAACGGTCGGCTGTTAATCACCCCCCATCCTGACGGTACCGAAATCCGCGTTGATGGCGTCCACGTGCGCGCCCCCCACTATGTATACGAAGAGCAGCTAAAAAACGGCGTCGTGATGGAGCTGGGCGGCCGCGTCATCCTGGTGCTGCATAGCCTGTCACCGGACGGCCGCAGCAGCAATATGCATCGCATGCTGGGTGTTAGCGATGGCATCGAAAACGTGCGCCGCTCCATAGATCGCGTGGCGGACTTAAATGTGCCTGTGTTAATCAGAGGCGAAACCGGCACCGGTAAAGAATTGGTTGCCAGCGCACTGCACAATGCCAGCCCTCGCTGTACGCGCCCGATGCTGGCCGTGAACGTCGGGGCCATTCCGGAAACCCTGGCGATCTCAGAATTATTTGGTGCCAAGAAAGGATCGTTCACTGGTGCCAGCAAAGATAAACCCGGTTACTTCTCCCAAGCCAACAACAGCACACTGTTTTTAGACGAAATTGGCGACGCCCCGGATGAAGTTCAGGTAGCCTTACTACGCACGCTGGAAACCAGCGAAGTCAGGCCCGTCGGCGGCACTGAAACCCTCAAAGTGGATGTACGCTTGGTTGCCGCCACCGATGCCGACCTGGAAAGCAAATTAGAAAGCCAGGACTTCCGCAATCCATTACTGCAACGGCTAGCCGGTTTCGAAATCTGGATTCCTCGCCTTGCCCAGCGCAAACCGGATATCTGCTTGTTACTGTCAGAATTCCTACGCTTCGAGTTCGATGCCATTGCCGAACAACGCCACTATCAAGAGCTAAACCCCAACTCGGAAATGCTCTGGTACCAGTTCTTCCGTCATGCATTGGAATTCGATTGGCCCGGCAACATTCGACAAATGCGCAACATCGCCCGCCAAGTTGCCATCCATAATCGACTGGCCAGCTTCACCAGCATTCCTCCCAGAGTTGAAACCATGCTGCTGGAGGAAAACCAGCGCCAGGCCAATGAGCAGGTTCAAAGCAACGGCATTGAGGCCGAAGCCACACCGGTTCCTGGAAGCTCAATGCACAACAACGTTTACAACCCACAAATAGAAGCCCCCATTGCCGCGCCTCGGCGCAAACCCAGCACCATCGACGAAGCAGAACTCATGGAAGCATTGCAACGCCAACGCTGGGATCTAAAAAACACGGCCGAGGATCTCAACATCTCACGCGCAGCACTATACAAAATGATTGAAGCCAACCCCAACGTGCGCAAGGCTGGAGATCTGAGTGTTGATGAGTTGACCACTAGCTATGAGAGTTGTGCAGGCAATCTAGAACAGATGGTAGACCAATTAAAGGTGTCAAAGGCGGCGCTGAAAAGAAGGATTAAAGAACTGGCCATCGACTAG
- a CDS encoding Hcp family type VI secretion system effector, with amino-acid sequence MAIYMNFNNKKIKGNVTAAGYEDWIELDSFNLGTGRGISMEVGNMANREASRPSLSEVSVSKMMDNSSGGLFKESLTGVEGVVVQIHIVQTGAKQVEKFAAYELTDVLISSYSVSASGGSAPHESLSLSYSKIVADLQGADKTNKNGQNMKVGYDLTTGKPQ; translated from the coding sequence ATGGCTATTTACATGAACTTCAACAACAAAAAGATCAAGGGCAACGTAACCGCAGCCGGTTATGAAGACTGGATCGAACTGGATTCTTTCAACCTGGGTACCGGCCGCGGTATCAGCATGGAAGTGGGCAACATGGCCAACCGTGAAGCCAGCCGCCCTTCTCTCAGCGAAGTATCCGTGTCCAAAATGATGGACAATTCTTCCGGTGGCCTGTTCAAAGAGTCACTCACCGGTGTAGAAGGCGTTGTGGTTCAAATTCACATCGTTCAGACTGGTGCCAAACAGGTCGAGAAATTTGCCGCTTACGAACTGACAGACGTGCTGATCAGCTCTTACAGCGTCAGTGCCAGCGGCGGCAGTGCGCCTCACGAAAGCCTGAGCCTCAGCTACTCCAAAATCGTAGCGGATCTGCAAGGCGCAGACAAAACCAACAAAAACGGCCAGAACATGAAAGTGGGTTATGACCTGACCACCGGCAAACCTCAGTAA